The genomic segment taCGCCATCTTAGTCCCTTTTGTTCTttgcttccctcctccctccatccagACACTCACGGTGGCATATTACAAAGTAATCAACAGTGACACTTGGAGGTAAACCACATATTGAGCTAATGAAGAGCTCACTGTGATTAAGATTAGATCAAACAATAGCAGAACATAAGCAAATTTTATCTGAATTCTGTAATGAACATACATGCTGCAATAACATTGAAAAAGCAAGGCAGCGTATTCCAAACCAGTGAGAACAGTTTTGTGCAAACAGTGGGTCTTTGTGGGTTTGAACTCCCACCACGTAACGGCAAACTCAATATACATGCTAATGACTTACaattatgaaattaaaacagaaaaatgctaAAGGATGCCAGAGTGAACCTCAGTGAAAGGCAGAGACccactttttttaactttttacaaataaacttaactataaattagaaacacaaataatcattcaaatgaaggaaatgaattgTGTAGGAGATTAACCCcgtcactttcttttttaaaaaggtcttgAGCAgctctttgatgatggtgatgtttaTCTCCTCCTTCTCAGCAGCCAAGCCCAGCAAAAGAAGGGCACAGAGCGGTTGCTGCCCAAGCCTGGGTGCTCCTGGTGCTCCTGCCTGATGGTCTGTGCAGTAGGGTTGCTGTGGGGAGATCCCTCCGTGGCCTCTCCGTGTGCTGGCTCCTCGCTGTCGGTGAGGCTCAGCTCACAAAGATCTTTGGAGAGAGTGAGTTGGGAATTTGGAGACAGTGAATGGGGGATCTGAGCACAGTGCAAGCCCCGCCcgtccccccacccaccccgctCCTGCCTGCCCGCCCCGCCTGAGGGCTCTACTCACCGCCATGCCTGTGGGCATCCCCAGTCTCCTGGGGGGCTGGGGCTCCTGGACCGGGCTCCTCAACAGGGCTCTGggaagaggtcaggagtttgctgTGCTCGCTGTTGTGGTCAGCACAAGCCGCAACACCATCTTCTGCAGCGCCAGCAGCGTCACCTGGAGGGAGGGGTGCTCGGCCTTCACACCGCTGCCAGCACCCAGCCTcacgcccacccccaccccacccccgcagAGATGTTGCACACCctaccttcctctcctccctgtcCTGGGCCAGCCTGATGATGTCCTCCCCGTGCTGCATCTTTAACACTGCCTCCCGGCTCATTTATAAGGTGACGAATTTTCCTGCGGGAGGACAGGGCTCAGACGCTGGGGCCCCTCTGAGGGCCTGCAGCTCCCCCTGCCGTGCCCTGACCTCCCACTCACTGATGGCATCTCTCCCTCCAGTAGTGGATGAATTGAGCTTCTAGTTTCTCCACACGCTCTCTCAGGTCTGTCTTCTCCTCCAGGAGGTCCGTAAGGCTGCCCTGGAGCCAAAATAATGGCGTCACATCTCAGTAGCAGCCTTTCCCACCCCTGCCCTTCTTGGCCCATGCCCGCACTCACTCACCTCCAGCTTCTCCATGACTTTCCGCAGGCCCTGCTGGGGCTCCCCGATCACAGACTCGCCTCCAGTCCCTGGGGCAGGGACCACAGAGGAAGGTGGCAAAATGGGTGCAGGGGGAGTCAGGCTCACCATGGCCTCCCAGCTCTCCAGGTCCTCTGGGACGCTCGGCATGGGCCGaggtccctcctcctcctcactgtccagatgtcctcctccatctcctgtgGGGAGTGGCCAGAGGGCTCCTCAGACAACCCAACAAGGGAGGTACTGTGGGCCCAACTCTGCCTCCACCCTCACTGGGTAACCCTGAGCCAGCCCCTCCCAGAGAGGAATGAGctgctgttctttatttttatttttaagacccAAGATcttgctatactgcccaggcACAGTCCCACTACCGGTCAGTGCTGGAGTTCTGACCTGCTCCCTTTCTGACCTGGGCCAGTTCAGCCATCCTTAGGCAACTTGGTGCCCCCCCCGCTcccaggaggtcaccatattgatgccgAACTTAGTGCAGGCACCCGGTTGGCATCATGACCAGCTGTTCTAAAGGTCTCTTCCAACTCCTCAATTCTGTGCTGCTAACAGTCCCCCCTTCCTCCTGGGGCTCTGTCCTCTTCCTCTGAGTGGTCTCCCCTACCTTCCCCAGGGAGAGCCATGAGGCTCAGTTGGTCCTGCAGCTGCTGATTCTGCTGCCTGGCAGCCTCCAGGTGCTCCTAAGGGGCCAGGAAAGAGTGAGAAGGCACGGAGTTTGCCAGGTCATCCCCCTCATGGCCCCGCCCTCAGCCGCTCCCTCCCCTGGGTCTCCTGTAACTTTCGGCGGGCCATCTCGGCCACCGCTTTGCCCCAAGcttcctgctgctgcagctggTTCATTAGCTGGGTCTGCTGCAGGAACTGCCTGTGCAGCGCCTCCTTCTCAGAGGTCAGCTGCTGATAGGCGGCCACCTGCTGCTGATAGGTGGCCACGGACTGCTGCAGGTGACCCAGGTAATGGTCTGGCTGCTGCTGCAGACTCTGAGCCTCTTGGCTCTTCAGCTCCACCTGCAGGAAGACCCTGGGTGTGAGGGCATGTGGCAGGCTGGCTTCCAGATTCTGGACTCATCAATAAGGTAGTGAGGGCACTGTGGGGCTCTGTCGTCTTCCCAGGCCCCTGGCTCCTTGCTCCAGGCCTAAGTGACTGCCTCCCTTTCCTAGAACACCatgcctccttcctcagcctcaaaTCTCACACCCTCCTTCACCATTTAAACTGTAGGCCACAGACTGGTGGAAAAGCAGTGGGAGCCAGCCGCCATCTGCTAAGCATGTTAGAGGCCTAGTGCTTTCcatgtattagctcatttaatcctcagcacCTCTGTAAGGAAAATGCTAACTTCCTTTTGAAGTTAAAGAAACAGAGACTTAGAGATGCAAAGTACTTGAATGGTGACCAGTGGAACCGAGGCTGGAATCCAGTTTTAATCAAggagcctttttgttttgttttgagacagagtgtcactctgtggcccaggctggagtgcagtggtgcaatctcagctcactgcaacctccacctcctgagctcaagtgattctcaggcctcagcctcctgagtaggtgggattacaggcatgagccaccatgccaggctacattttttttttttttttttttgtaattttagtagagatgaagttttacaatgttggccaggctgatcttgaactccgacctcaagtaattctcctgcctcagcctcccaaagtgctgggattataggcgtgagccaccgtgcctggcataaGGAGCCTCTTATCCCACTATCTCTTCCCCTATGATTGGGGGGCTCTATGCCTCTAGCTGGGATGATGATGTCCAGACCTGAGGGAGCCCAGGGCTACCCACCTCTAAAAGTCAGAGGGCAGGAAGCAAGAAACAGTCTCAGGACTGCCCTGGAGGGTGGTGGGGTcacctcccccaggctggagctgcTTCTGGCCTGGCACCTCCCATCCCCAGAGGCTGGTGCCCGCCTCCCAGCCCTTCTTGGATGGGGCGGAGGTTACCGTCTCCTTCACCTCGTCCAGCTTCTCCTGTAGCTCCTCTATTTGCTGCTCCAATTGCAGTGCGCTCTTGCTCTTGTTGTTCTGGACAGAGAGAAGCAATCAGCAGCCACCCACTGAAACTGGAGACCCCAGAACTTGGTGTCTGCCTCCCACGGCACAGGGAAGGGTGGAGGCAGGTTAGAAAAATCATCCCCTCTCTCCCACAGCCACCAGAGCAGGGCTCTGGCTCACAGGTGCCTTTAGAAGTAACATTTCACATGAGGGCTATgttgccccattttacaggtggggaaacaaaGGCCTGGAgggccagggaggagggcaggctcCCCAGGTGGGGCAATGCACCAGCTCCTCGAAGCCGCTCTGTGGCTCGGCAGCTGCTGaagcctctcctcctgctcccgaaGCCTCTCCTTTTGTGCCTGGTTCAGGAGACTTACGTGCTGATGGTTTTGCACCTGGGCCTGGAGCTCTGCTGACACTCTTTCTAGTTCCTTCCTCAGGTGCTGCAGCTCCACCTCAGGGGACACTGCTGGGGGATCCGGGGGCAGGGGTTCAGCTGAGAAAGGAAGCGGTCAATAAGGGCCTCTGTATtctccaaaaccaaaaaccaacaacaaaaccccTCCTCTTGGTGCACAGCTCCTCTCAGGCTCCCCAAACTTGGCCGCACTGCTAATGATTCCTCGCACCCGGATGGTAGCCAATCTTCCAACCACTTTCAATACAGAGCACTGTGGGTGACTGACAATGGGCCCTCTGTGctgatggggacactgaggctcatGGAGATGACAAGACTTGCCGTCTCCTGGCACAGAcctctttccttctgcctcaaagcccttccatccacccacctccctgggGCATTCTAAGCCCCCCCCACAGCCCTCTGATGCCAGGCCTGCTCCCAGGTCACGCCAGCCCCATCTCACCCATCCGGTTCTTCAGTTTGGAGAAGCTCCTCTCCAGCTTCTCTAGCCGACGCATGTcacccttcttctccttcttcaagGTGAAAACCTGCCCAAAGCACAGGGGGAAAGGGCCCTGGAGAGAGGGGCTGGTGGCTGGTGGCTGCCATCTCCctctctgcccccacctccacaaaGCCCAGACCCATGACCACCTCTGGCTgtactgttcccattttacagatgcccaGAAAGATTCCGTGACCCATCTAAGGTCAGGGGGCTGAAGGGTCAGATCTCACCTCCTGCgacattttcttcatcctctgCTGCCACCGAGCCCTCTCTCCTTTCAGATGTTGCACATATTCGCCCCGCTCTAGATGCGCTTGTTTGAGCGACTCCTTCAACTGCAAGAATGGGCACAAAAGTTAGGAAGGGCTGTCACTGGTCCTCACCTGCTCCTGGCCACCTGGGGTCATCTTCCTTCCACATCCCTCCCTCTGCAAAACCTCACCTGTGTCAGCTGTGCTTTCAGAATTGCCTGCTCCCGTGTGGACCGCTCTAACTTCCACTCCATATATGCTTTCCTGTGGCTCGAGGACTGGATGGTGAAGAGTGAGAAGTTTCAATCTGGGGAGCCTGGGCCATTCCACACAGTGCCCCTTAAAAGAGCTAGGGCTAGGCTCAATATACAACTCGGTCAGTAAACATCGAGGCATTTCCAAGCCCATGGTGTGGTTTTTTAACAGAACTCAGTAAAGTTGGAAGGGATAGGGAATGAGATGGAATTTACAGCTGCctaacagaggcccagagagatcagataatattgctattgttattactgttattactacCACTGTCTGAACCTTTATGGAGTGTTtcaccaggcaccatgctagcaatcccatttaatcctcacaaccaccataGGAGACGGTTACTATGACGACCTCTATTGTGTAGATGAAAAAACATGGAGTATTTGAGGTTAAGTGCTTGCTTAACATCACttaggcagagctgggatttgaacaccCAGGTCTATCTGATTCTCTAAGCCCATTTTCTTGCTGGGGTTGAAAGCACAGATAGGAAGGggaaaaataatcttttgttCAGTTTTTGAAACGATGATACCTTTGCATAGTCCAAAACTCAGAAGGTACAGAAGGGAAGTATCTCCCAGCCACCCTGTTGCTCTCTCCCGAGTTTTTTTGAACGGTTGCAGACATGTTTTACGTATACTATCATAatatgtgcgcgcacacacacacgtttccTCTCTCTACAGAAATGGTATCATACTAAAGGTAATCTTCTGTACCTTCACAGAACAAGTACCCAATACCCCACCTAGGACTTGGCCAAGACCACAGCCAGGTAAGGGCAGGGCAGGCACTTGGCCTCCAAGCTCTGCATCCAGTGCTCACCCCCCACTGCGCCCCCCCAACTCATCCACAGCAGCTGACTCAGCCCCAGGCTGCCTCTAACAACCACACACAAAAGCAGCGAGACATGGCCATGCTGCCTCCTGGGCAGGACACTCCATCCTGCAGAAGGGACCCTTAGGCTCACTCCTCTATCTGCGAAGCCGGGCTCCAGGGGACGGGGCAGGTGGTTGGACTCACCAGGTTCGCCTGCTTCTTCTGTGTGGCAGTGACAGCACAGAGCACCTGCTCTAACTCTCCTGTACGCTGCAATGAACATTGCAGGCGGTCGGCCAGATCCTTGGACTCCTCTGTAATGAGAGAGTTGAGATGGGGCCCAAAGGACTCCCGCTAAAGACCTGTCAAAGTGCCAGGCTGAAGGATGACAGGGTGCCCAGATTCCCACCTTCAAAGTATCTGAGAGAACGTTTCATGTGATACAGGTCCGTACTTAGTTTCCCTTTCTGTATGTTCAGTCTCTGGATTTGAACCTTTGGGAGAAAAGCCAAGCAAGtgctgaaagagaaggaaagaaacattccGTGGAGGACAGGAGAAAACCTCATACCCTCCACTCACCTCTAGCTCCctttcagttttctgtttctcgttgtttgctttcttttcctataggaagaggaagacagagctcTTACCAGGGGGAGGTAGAGATGGCACAGCAAGAGACATGCCCCCAGAAAGCCACCGATGCCCCAGGACAGGCCCACCCATGGGATCAGGTTATCAGGGACCCTGTGGGGATGGGGTGGAATCTGAGGGGTGAGCCTTCTTCCCCAGGTTGGGAGTAGGGGAGAGGAGACTGGGGCCTCTACATCTGAGAGCCCCCCAAACCCAGCAGTCATGTCGCgaggaaacaaagaaatcacGTTACTTCTTCCAGCTGATGTTCCACTtgtttcttctgttgtttctgtGGGGAGAGTCAAATTAAGGTGATGGAGGGTGGCCCCTCAACTCTATTCCCCACACCAGGAAGCGGTAGGTGGGGCCAGGAATGGATTTTAAAGGCAGAGTTCTCAGACTCAGTGGGAACACGAACTGGTCAACTCTCCTCAAGCGCCCAAGGACAGAGAATTCGGGTCTTTGTTGGTTTTTGCCCACAGCCACAGAACTCAAAGTCTGAATCTGGAATCTCTTGAGAGGACAAGAACATAAACctctagagatggagtttgagaAAGGCCCCCTCTTCCGCCGGCTTGTCATTTAGAAAAGTGtgttcattcagtaaacattcactgagcacctatGGGCCAGGTACGGTTCTTCACAGCAGATATAGGCAAGAAAAGGACAGTCAGGAGCCCTTGGCCCTGAGGTTCCCATTCTAGGCGGCCTTTAAATCTCGGACTCTCAGAGCTAACAGACACCTTTGATACTCACTACCTCCTCTGAAACCCGAGTCCAGAAAGCAGAGGCGGCTTGTCCAGAATCAAAGAACAAATTAGGGACTGAGTCACAGCAGAAATACGGGGCCCCTGACAACCAGTCAGGCTAGCACTTCCCCGAGAGGCAATGACCCCAGGGCGTGTGTAGCAAGGACTGGAGCAGGGGTGTGTGGAGAGGAGACAGTCGGCAAAGAGGGCTGCAAAAGAAGAGCCATGCTGCGTGCTCTGGGGTCCCTCCATGTGAGGCCTGGGCACCCCAGCTCCCTATTTGTCCTTGGCACCAGGGCCCCCAGCCCCTTTCTTCAGGGCCCCAAGGGAAAACTGGAGCCCAGGATTGGCAGCGTGGAATCAGGGGACCCCACTGGACTCTTACCAAGGATTTGATGGTGTTCTTCAGTTGACTGATTTTGACAGACCTCGAGTCCAGGG from the Chlorocebus sabaeus isolate Y175 chromosome 26, mChlSab1.0.hap1, whole genome shotgun sequence genome contains:
- the LOC103246064 gene encoding golgin subfamily A member 8M-like, coding for MVYRVFCKNCKEDVAVGADGSHEYYCSSFPQLKGYWQRNSPGGPTGAKKNGKTNGSVPETATSGGCHSPGDSATGIDGEVPTSSAPLKDLESLCQELPAALDSRSVKISQLKNTIKSLKQQKKQVEHQLEEEKKANNEKQKTERELEVQIQRLNIQKGKLSTDLYHMKRSLRYFEEESKDLADRLQCSLQRTGELEQVLCAVTATQKKQANLSSSHRKAYMEWKLERSTREQAILKAQLTQLKESLKQAHLERGEYVQHLKGERARWQQRMKKMSQEVFTLKKEKKGDMRRLEKLERSFSKLKNRMAEPLPPDPPAVSPEVELQHLRKELERVSAELQAQVQNHQHNNKSKSALQLEQQIEELQEKLDEVKETEHLEAARQQNQQLQDQLSLMALPGEGDGGGHLDSEEEEGPRPMPSVPEDLESWEAMVSLTPPAPILPPSSVVPAPGTGGESVIGEPQQGLRKVMEKLEGSLTDLLEEKTDLRERVEKLEAQFIHYWRERCHQKIRHLINEPGGSVKDAARGGHHQAGPGQGGEEGDAAGAAEDGVAACADHNSEHSKLLTSSQSPVEEPGPGAPAPQETGDAHRHGDLCELSLTDSEEPAHGEATEGSPHSNPTAQTIRQEHQEHPGLGSNRSVPFFCWAWLLRRRR